In the genome of Armatimonadota bacterium, one region contains:
- a CDS encoding thymidine kinase gives MNRATGGIEIICGSMFSGKTEELIRRVRRAQIARQRVAVFKHALDDRYAAGAITSHNGVRIEAIPVTRSAEILDLVDPGTEVVAVDEVQFLDNGIAEVAETLAGRGIRVLLTGLDTDFRGVPFGPIPHLLAVAEEVTKLQAICMTCGAPASRTQRLVEGRAAHYNDPVILVGAREAYEARCRRCHQVPGRPGGPAV, from the coding sequence ATGAATCGCGCTACCGGGGGTATCGAGATCATCTGCGGGAGCATGTTCAGTGGCAAGACAGAGGAGCTAATCCGCCGCGTGCGCCGCGCTCAGATCGCCCGGCAGCGAGTGGCCGTCTTCAAGCACGCGCTCGACGACCGCTACGCCGCAGGCGCGATCACCTCGCACAACGGCGTGCGCATCGAGGCGATACCAGTGACCCGGAGCGCCGAGATCCTGGATCTGGTGGATCCGGGCACCGAGGTCGTGGCCGTGGACGAGGTGCAGTTCCTCGACAACGGGATCGCGGAGGTGGCCGAGACGCTTGCCGGCAGGGGGATCCGCGTTCTCCTGACCGGCCTCGACACCGACTTCCGGGGCGTGCCTTTCGGACCGATCCCCCACCTGCTGGCGGTGGCCGAGGAAGTCACCAAGCTGCAGGCGATCTGCATGACGTGCGGGGCCCCTGCGAGCCGCACCCAGCGGTTGGTGGAAGGCCGCGCGGCGCACTACAACGATCCGGTAATCCTGGTGGGCGCGCGAGAGGCCTATGAAGCACGCTGCCGCAGGTGCCATCAGGTCCCAGGCCGCCCGGGTGGACCGGCTGTCTGA
- the prmC gene encoding peptide chain release factor N(5)-glutamine methyltransferase — protein sequence MRTVAEAWQAGRDHLAALGIEEAAVTAELLLRHALDLTRTQFHIARNQPVPDRARDRYLGYIGERARGRPLAYIVGHREFMGLDFLVDERVLIPRPETEVLVETVLELLRGATSPVVADIGTGSGAIAVSVAVLRPDAPVVATDLSHGALEVARANAARHRVAERITFLAGDLLEPVIGGGWRLDAVACNPPYIAPEAAAGLPREIREFEPALAVVAPGQGESVHARLVDEAPGALRPGGWLVMEVAAGQAPRVVELLEQRAGYEAVQVRRDGLGWERVVAARWPAGARCVGIDCGR from the coding sequence TTGAGAACGGTCGCCGAGGCCTGGCAGGCGGGCAGGGATCACCTGGCGGCGCTGGGGATCGAGGAAGCCGCGGTCACGGCAGAGTTGCTGCTCCGCCACGCGCTCGACCTGACCCGCACCCAGTTCCACATCGCAAGGAACCAACCGGTCCCCGACAGGGCCCGGGACCGGTACCTGGGCTACATCGGCGAGCGTGCCCGCGGGCGGCCGCTGGCCTACATCGTCGGTCACCGCGAGTTCATGGGACTCGACTTCCTGGTGGACGAGCGGGTGTTGATCCCGCGCCCCGAGACCGAGGTACTGGTAGAAACCGTGCTGGAACTGCTGCGCGGCGCCACCTCTCCGGTTGTTGCCGACATCGGCACGGGCAGCGGCGCGATAGCGGTGAGCGTGGCCGTCCTGCGGCCCGATGCGCCGGTGGTGGCCACCGATCTCTCGCACGGCGCCCTGGAGGTAGCCCGCGCCAACGCCGCGCGCCACCGGGTCGCTGAGCGCATCACCTTCCTCGCCGGCGACCTGCTGGAACCGGTGATCGGTGGGGGATGGCGGCTCGACGCCGTGGCGTGCAATCCGCCGTACATTGCCCCGGAGGCCGCCGCCGGCCTGCCGCGCGAGATCCGGGAGTTCGAGCCGGCGCTGGCGGTTGTGGCGCCAGGGCAGGGCGAGAGCGTCCACGCTCGCCTGGTGGACGAGGCACCTGGGGCGCTGCGTCCTGGCGGCTGGCTGGTGATGGAGGTGGCAGCAGGCCAGGCGCCGCGGGTGGTCGAACTTCTGGAACAGAGGGCCGGCTACGAAGCCGTGCAGGTGCGGCGCGACGGGCTGGGATGGGAACGCGTGGTCGCCGCCCGCTGGCCCGCGGGTGCTCGTTGTGTAGGCATTGATTGCGGGAGGTGA
- the prfA gene encoding peptide chain release factor 1 → MQARLEAAEARFEALSAAMADPAVHSDRARYQQIAREFSGLDLTVSRFRAYRAACRDAEEAEVMVREEADPELRDLAKSEAAQLREVLDDLEEELRVLLLPRDPRDDRNVIVEIRAGTGGDEAALFAGDLLRMYSRYAELRRWKSEVLSANATGIGGFKEVIFAITGRGAYSRLKYESGVHRVQRVPVTEASGRIHTSTVTVAVLPEAEEVEVTIRPDEIDVGTYRAGGAGGQNVNKVETAVRIRHIPTGIVVACQDERSQFQNREKAMRILRAHLLERAEQEQAEAIAQERRLQVGTGVRSEKVRTYNFPQNRMTDHRIGLSLHRLDAILDGDMDEVVDALTAAEETERLTAVD, encoded by the coding sequence ATGCAGGCCCGCCTGGAAGCAGCGGAGGCCAGGTTCGAGGCGCTGTCCGCGGCCATGGCCGACCCGGCGGTTCACTCCGACCGGGCCCGCTATCAGCAGATCGCCCGCGAGTTCTCGGGGCTCGATCTGACCGTGTCGCGCTTCCGCGCTTATCGCGCGGCCTGCCGCGACGCCGAAGAGGCCGAGGTGATGGTGCGCGAGGAGGCCGACCCCGAACTCCGCGATCTGGCAAAGAGCGAGGCCGCCCAACTGCGCGAGGTGCTCGACGATCTCGAGGAAGAGTTGAGGGTACTCCTGCTGCCCCGTGATCCGCGCGACGACCGCAACGTCATCGTTGAGATCCGCGCGGGGACCGGCGGCGATGAGGCCGCCCTGTTCGCCGGAGATCTCCTTAGGATGTACTCGCGCTACGCGGAGTTGCGCCGGTGGAAATCGGAGGTTCTCTCAGCGAATGCAACCGGCATCGGCGGGTTCAAAGAGGTGATCTTCGCGATAACCGGCCGCGGGGCGTACAGCCGGCTGAAGTACGAGAGCGGCGTGCACCGCGTGCAGCGCGTGCCGGTGACCGAGGCCTCGGGACGCATCCACACGTCCACCGTCACGGTTGCGGTGCTGCCCGAAGCCGAAGAGGTGGAGGTCACCATCCGGCCCGACGAGATTGACGTGGGGACCTACCGGGCGGGTGGGGCCGGCGGCCAGAACGTAAACAAGGTCGAGACCGCGGTGCGGATCCGGCACATCCCCACGGGGATCGTTGTGGCCTGCCAGGACGAGCGATCCCAGTTTCAGAACCGGGAGAAGGCGATGCGCATCCTGCGGGCGCACCTTCTGGAGCGGGCCGAGCAGGAGCAGGCCGAGGCGATCGCCCAGGAACGCCGGTTGCAGGTGGGAACCGGGGTGCGCAGCGAGAAGGTCCGGACCTACAACTTTCCCCAGAACCGCATGACCGACCATCGCATCGGGCTCAGCCTTCACCGCCTCGACGCGATCCTCGACGGCGACATGGACGAGGTCGTTGACGCGCTGACCGCGGCCGAGGAGACAGAGCGCCTGACGGCCGTGGATTGA
- a CDS encoding serine hydroxymethyltransferase — protein MGTQPHGSPGGPKMILERQDLELSAIMARERARQRDGIELIPSENYVSAAVLEAMGSILTNKYSEGYPGHRYYGGNENIDEIERLAQRRARDLFGVPHVNVQPYSGSPANLAVYLATCEPGDVIMGQNLTDGGHLTHGWKVSATGIFYRSVPYHVRPDGLIDLDEVRRLAHEARPRLIWCGATAYVREMPFAQFAEIADEVGAYLAADIAHIAGLIAGGAHPSPVGHAHIVTTTTHKTLRGPRGAMIMVTARGMAKDRQLPEKIDRAIFPGLQGGPHDHTTAAIAVALAEASRPEFSDYAAQIVANARALASALISKGFTLVTGGTDNHMLLADLTPGGAGRGVFMQEALDAVGITANKNTIPGEPSSAFYPSGVRLGTPAATTRGMREPEMAQIAGWMAQVHEEIRPFLLPEDRVARNRALKEFRAMIGASPRLGAIREEVRALCLRFPVPGIS, from the coding sequence ATGGGGACGCAACCGCACGGATCCCCTGGAGGCCCGAAGATGATCCTTGAGCGTCAGGACCTGGAACTGTCCGCGATAATGGCGCGCGAGCGCGCGCGGCAGCGGGACGGCATCGAGCTCATACCGTCCGAGAACTACGTCTCGGCCGCTGTGCTGGAGGCGATGGGCTCCATTCTCACCAACAAGTACTCGGAGGGGTATCCCGGCCACCGGTACTACGGCGGAAACGAGAACATAGACGAGATCGAGCGGCTGGCGCAGCGGCGCGCCAGGGATCTGTTTGGCGTGCCGCACGTGAACGTCCAGCCCTACTCCGGCAGCCCTGCCAACCTGGCGGTGTACCTGGCGACCTGCGAGCCGGGCGACGTCATCATGGGCCAGAACCTGACAGACGGTGGTCACCTGACCCACGGGTGGAAGGTCAGCGCCACCGGTATCTTCTACCGGAGCGTCCCTTACCACGTGCGCCCCGACGGCCTGATTGACCTCGACGAAGTACGGCGTCTGGCGCACGAGGCCCGGCCCCGTCTGATCTGGTGCGGCGCCACCGCCTACGTGCGGGAGATGCCGTTTGCGCAGTTCGCCGAGATCGCCGACGAGGTGGGGGCGTATCTGGCCGCGGACATCGCCCACATAGCCGGGCTTATCGCAGGAGGCGCGCACCCCAGCCCGGTCGGGCACGCGCACATCGTCACAACCACCACGCACAAGACGCTGCGCGGCCCCCGCGGCGCCATGATAATGGTCACCGCCCGCGGCATGGCCAAGGACAGGCAACTGCCCGAGAAGATTGATCGGGCCATCTTCCCCGGACTCCAGGGCGGACCGCACGACCACACGACCGCCGCGATCGCGGTTGCGCTGGCCGAGGCCTCGCGGCCGGAGTTCAGTGACTACGCCGCGCAGATCGTGGCGAACGCGCGGGCGCTGGCCTCGGCGCTGATCAGCAAAGGGTTCACGCTCGTGACGGGTGGGACCGACAACCACATGCTGCTGGCGGATCTCACACCGGGGGGTGCCGGCCGCGGCGTGTTCATGCAGGAGGCGCTGGACGCCGTTGGGATCACGGCCAACAAGAACACGATTCCCGGGGAGCCCTCGTCGGCGTTCTACCCCTCGGGTGTGCGCCTGGGCACGCCGGCCGCGACGACGCGCGGCATGCGCGAGCCAGAGATGGCCCAGATCGCGGGCTGGATGGCGCAGGTGCATGAGGAGATCCGACCGTTCCTGCTGCCGGAGGATCGGGTGGCCAGGAACCGGGCGCTGAAGGAGTTCCGCGCCATGATCGGCGCAAGTCCGCGCCTGGGGGCAATCAGGGAAGAAGTGCGGGCGCTATGCCTGAGGTTCCCGGTGCCGGGTATCTCGTAG
- the rpiB gene encoding ribose 5-phosphate isomerase B — protein sequence MRIAIGGDHAGVILKAEVARLLLELGHEVRDLGTGSVEPVDYPDYCIAVAEAVARGDSDRGIIFGGTGNGEAMAANKVLGIRCAVVHDVTTARLARSHNDSNMIALGARIVGMEVAKEIVRAWLTTPFEGGRHIPRIEKISKYERDHRR from the coding sequence ATGCGGATAGCGATCGGTGGAGACCACGCGGGCGTGATCCTGAAGGCCGAGGTGGCGCGGTTGCTGCTGGAACTCGGCCACGAGGTGCGCGACCTTGGCACCGGCTCGGTCGAGCCCGTGGACTATCCCGACTACTGCATCGCGGTGGCCGAGGCAGTTGCACGCGGTGATTCCGACCGGGGCATCATTTTTGGGGGGACCGGCAACGGCGAGGCCATGGCGGCCAACAAGGTCCTGGGCATTCGCTGCGCCGTGGTCCACGACGTTACGACCGCCCGGCTGGCCAGATCCCACAACGACTCAAACATGATCGCCCTGGGCGCGCGCATCGTGGGCATGGAGGTGGCCAAGGAGATCGTCCGGGCCTGGTTGACGACCCCGTTCGAGGGCGGCCGGCACATCCCGCGGATCGAGAAGATCTCGAAGTACGAGCGGGACCACAGGAGGTAA